From a region of the Mycobacterium intracellulare ATCC 13950 genome:
- a CDS encoding MerR family DNA-binding protein, translating into MTHTIGDAAKAIGVSAKAIRIWEAKGLLPPAERTQAGYRLFSDHDIAILRFILRARTLGLTLSEIKDVLDLHRHGTAPCEQVTALLDKHIRDIDRAIANLRALRTTLTTALQTARSDQRRGRAATVCRIIESPTA; encoded by the coding sequence GTGACGCACACCATCGGTGACGCCGCCAAGGCCATTGGCGTGTCGGCCAAGGCCATCCGGATCTGGGAAGCCAAGGGCCTGCTGCCGCCTGCTGAGCGCACCCAAGCCGGCTACCGGCTGTTCAGCGACCACGACATCGCGATCCTGCGGTTCATTCTTCGGGCCCGGACCCTCGGCCTGACGTTGTCGGAGATCAAAGACGTCCTCGACCTGCATCGCCACGGCACGGCGCCCTGTGAGCAGGTCACCGCCCTCCTCGACAAGCACATTCGCGACATCGACCGCGCCATCGCCAACCTACGCGCCCTACGCACCACGCTGACCACTGCGCTACAAACCGCCCGCAGCGATCAACGCCGCGGACGCGCTGCCACCGTCTGCCGCATCATTGAATCCCCAACGGCATAA
- a CDS encoding copper-translocating P-type ATPase, with product MRIHTNGFRMDEGRAVAIEETVGNLSGVRTVRVYPRTASVVIRYWPERCDTGAVLSAITEVERSPAASEPAPVSRSADIGNGGIVGKVVGGIGRMLLGLHSDESEAPPEIERLREALKGIGYHLAPVTEGQPSPREEAQRGIRAWLRRVWLAWPLGLLASGLTMFFAASPWAGWLAFAATLPVQFIAGWPFLLGAAQRAREKTANMDTLITLGTLTAFIYSTYQLLVGGPLFFDTSALIIAFVVLGRYFEAKAHGKTREAISKLLEMGAKEARLLVDGQELLVLIDQVQVGDLLRVRPGEKIPVDGEVVDGRAGVDESMLTGESVPVEKTVGDHVAGATVNTDGLLTIRATTVGTDTALAQIVRLVEQAQGGKAPVQRLADRVSAVFVPAVLGVAVATFAGWRLFAANPVAGMTAAVAVLIIACPCALGLATPTAIMVGTGRGADMGILVKGGEVLEASKKIDTVVFDKTGTLTQAQMRLTDVIADKRRQPNLVLRIAAAVESGSEHPIGAAIVAGAHERGVEIPAATAFTNLAGHGVRAEVEGRPVVVGRRKLLDVHDVKLPEHLAAAATEFEEQGRTAVFVGRDGEVVGVLAVADTVKDDAADVVHQLHAMGLHVALITGDNTRTAAAIAKQVGIEQVLAEVLPHDKVTEVRRLQDEGRVVAMVGDGVNDAPALVQADLGIAIGTGTDVAIEASDITLMSGRLDGVVHSIELSRLTLRTIYQNLGWAFGYNTAAIPLAALGVLNPIVAGAAMGFSSVSVVTNSLRLRRFGRDA from the coding sequence ATGCGTATACACACCAACGGCTTTCGTATGGACGAAGGCCGGGCCGTCGCAATCGAGGAGACGGTCGGCAACCTATCTGGTGTACGCACCGTGCGTGTGTATCCGCGCACGGCATCCGTTGTGATCCGATATTGGCCCGAGCGATGCGACACCGGCGCCGTCTTGTCGGCGATCACCGAGGTGGAGCGCAGCCCTGCCGCTTCGGAGCCGGCGCCTGTTTCGCGGTCGGCTGATATCGGCAATGGCGGCATCGTGGGGAAGGTCGTCGGCGGGATCGGGCGGATGCTGCTGGGCCTGCACAGTGACGAGTCAGAAGCTCCGCCGGAGATCGAGAGGCTACGAGAGGCGCTGAAAGGTATCGGCTATCACCTCGCGCCGGTTACCGAGGGTCAGCCCTCGCCGCGCGAGGAGGCCCAGCGTGGGATTCGGGCCTGGTTGCGGCGGGTCTGGTTGGCCTGGCCGCTGGGGCTGCTGGCGTCTGGCTTGACGATGTTCTTCGCCGCGTCCCCGTGGGCGGGGTGGTTGGCCTTCGCCGCGACGCTGCCCGTCCAATTCATAGCCGGGTGGCCGTTCCTGTTGGGGGCGGCCCAACGGGCGCGGGAGAAAACCGCGAACATGGACACGCTGATCACACTCGGCACGTTGACCGCGTTCATCTACTCCACCTATCAGCTCCTCGTTGGCGGGCCGCTGTTCTTCGACACCTCGGCGCTGATCATCGCGTTCGTGGTGCTGGGCCGCTATTTCGAAGCCAAAGCCCACGGCAAGACGCGCGAGGCCATCAGCAAGCTGTTGGAGATGGGCGCCAAAGAAGCCCGGCTGCTGGTCGACGGCCAGGAGCTCCTTGTGCTGATCGATCAGGTGCAAGTAGGAGACCTGCTGCGGGTGCGGCCGGGGGAGAAGATCCCGGTCGACGGCGAGGTCGTCGACGGGCGTGCCGGCGTTGATGAGTCGATGCTGACCGGCGAGTCCGTCCCGGTCGAAAAAACGGTGGGCGACCATGTTGCCGGGGCCACCGTCAACACCGACGGGCTGCTGACCATCCGCGCTACCACCGTAGGGACCGACACCGCGCTGGCGCAGATCGTGCGACTGGTCGAACAGGCCCAGGGCGGCAAGGCCCCGGTGCAGCGCTTGGCCGATCGGGTCTCGGCGGTGTTCGTGCCAGCTGTCCTCGGCGTGGCCGTGGCGACGTTTGCGGGCTGGAGGCTGTTCGCCGCCAACCCGGTCGCCGGCATGACGGCGGCGGTCGCGGTGCTGATCATCGCGTGCCCGTGTGCGCTGGGCCTGGCCACCCCCACGGCGATCATGGTCGGCACTGGCCGCGGCGCCGACATGGGGATCCTGGTCAAGGGCGGTGAGGTGCTGGAAGCCTCGAAGAAGATCGACACCGTGGTGTTCGACAAGACCGGCACCCTCACCCAAGCCCAGATGCGACTCACCGACGTGATTGCCGACAAGCGCCGTCAGCCCAATCTGGTGCTGCGAATTGCCGCCGCGGTCGAATCGGGCTCCGAACACCCCATCGGCGCGGCGATCGTCGCCGGGGCACACGAACGGGGGGTGGAGATCCCGGCCGCTACGGCGTTCACCAACCTCGCGGGGCACGGAGTGCGCGCCGAGGTCGAGGGCCGACCCGTGGTGGTCGGGCGGCGCAAGCTCCTCGATGTGCACGACGTGAAGTTGCCTGAACACCTTGCCGCAGCGGCGACGGAGTTCGAAGAACAAGGCCGCACCGCGGTTTTCGTCGGCCGCGACGGCGAAGTTGTGGGTGTGCTCGCCGTGGCCGACACCGTCAAAGACGACGCCGCCGACGTGGTCCATCAACTGCACGCCATGGGGCTGCATGTCGCATTGATCACCGGCGACAACACCCGCACGGCGGCCGCGATCGCCAAGCAGGTCGGCATCGAGCAGGTGCTGGCTGAGGTGTTGCCGCACGACAAGGTCACCGAGGTGCGCCGGCTCCAAGACGAGGGCCGCGTGGTCGCGATGGTCGGCGACGGCGTCAACGACGCGCCCGCCCTGGTGCAGGCCGATCTGGGCATTGCGATCGGCACCGGCACCGACGTGGCCATCGAGGCATCCGATATCACGCTGATGTCCGGCCGGCTCGACGGCGTCGTCCATTCGATCGAGCTCTCGAGGCTGACGCTGCGCACGATTTATCAAAACCTCGGCTGGGCGTTCGGCTACAACACCGCCGCAATTCCCCTCGCCGCGCTCGGCGTGCTAAACCCGATCGTCGCAGGCGCGGCGATGGGATTTTCCTCGGTCAGCGTGGTGACCAACTCGCTGCGACTTCGCCGCTTTGGCCGCGACGCTTGA
- a CDS encoding DUF1490 family protein: MALHGFLVKAAPHVLTFAAYEALHRVVAKAPWREATVSAMACGVRGVRTAEEKAERARLTAADMFAEAIERSGEKAPLSAVADEEVAPQPRRTRKTRTTDADN; this comes from the coding sequence ATGGCATTGCATGGGTTTTTGGTGAAGGCGGCGCCCCACGTGTTGACCTTCGCCGCGTATGAGGCGCTACACCGAGTGGTGGCGAAGGCTCCGTGGCGGGAGGCAACGGTTTCCGCAATGGCCTGTGGTGTTCGCGGCGTGCGCACGGCTGAGGAGAAGGCCGAGCGGGCTCGATTGACGGCCGCCGACATGTTCGCCGAGGCGATAGAGCGCAGCGGGGAGAAAGCTCCGCTGTCAGCGGTGGCGGACGAGGAAGTTGCGCCCCAGCCGCGGCGGACTCGGAAGACTAGGACCACTGATGCTGACAATTGA
- a CDS encoding cation transporter, which translates to MTNSGPANGPGKLLDDACCAASAQNAPAVLAADAGWLRAAGAARALAWVSLVFLAIEAAVGLWQGLAAGSVALTGWALGSVAEGLAGVVVIWRFTGSRMLSATAERSAQRGVAVSFWMTAPYIAAESVHHLFGERHPDTSVIGIVLTAFAVLQMPLLGRAQRILGARLDSAATVAEGTQNYLCAVQAAAVLIGLATTANWSSGWWLDPVIGLGVAVVAVWQGFRSWRGEDCGC; encoded by the coding sequence GTGACAAATTCCGGTCCGGCCAATGGTCCCGGCAAGTTGCTTGACGATGCGTGCTGCGCAGCGTCCGCGCAGAATGCGCCGGCAGTGTTGGCCGCAGATGCGGGGTGGCTGCGTGCGGCCGGCGCGGCCCGCGCTCTAGCGTGGGTGAGCCTCGTCTTTCTGGCCATTGAGGCCGCCGTGGGGCTGTGGCAAGGCTTGGCTGCTGGGTCAGTCGCCCTGACCGGCTGGGCGCTGGGTAGTGTGGCCGAGGGCCTGGCCGGCGTGGTGGTGATCTGGCGGTTCACCGGATCGCGGATGCTGTCGGCGACGGCTGAGCGCAGCGCCCAACGCGGTGTGGCGGTGTCGTTTTGGATGACGGCCCCCTACATCGCCGCCGAATCGGTGCACCACCTGTTCGGTGAGCGCCACCCCGACACCAGCGTGATCGGCATCGTGCTGACCGCCTTCGCGGTGCTGCAAATGCCGCTCCTAGGCCGCGCCCAACGAATCCTCGGCGCGCGATTGGACTCGGCGGCCACCGTGGCCGAAGGCACCCAGAATTATTTGTGCGCTGTCCAGGCTGCCGCGGTGCTCATTGGCCTGGCGACGACCGCAAACTGGTCCAGCGGTTGGTGGCTCGATCCGGTGATCGGGCTGGGCGTTGCCGTCGTCGCGGTCTGGCAAGGCTTTCGATCCTGGCGAGGCGAGGACTGCGGCTGCTAA
- a CDS encoding phage holin family protein: MLVIALVLALIGLVALVFAVVTSNELVAWLCIAASVVGVVLLILDALRERQHREPGGAEDQDAGEARPDEDDYVDYPEEASAEGEAEAVTDGPEPTGESSVAAEGRGDESAK; the protein is encoded by the coding sequence ATGCTCGTCATTGCGCTGGTATTGGCCCTGATCGGGCTCGTCGCGTTGGTGTTCGCCGTCGTCACGAGCAACGAGCTGGTCGCCTGGCTGTGCATCGCCGCCAGCGTGGTGGGTGTGGTCCTGTTGATCCTCGACGCCTTGCGCGAGCGCCAGCACCGCGAGCCCGGTGGTGCCGAAGACCAGGATGCGGGTGAGGCCCGTCCCGACGAGGACGACTACGTGGACTATCCCGAGGAGGCTTCCGCCGAGGGCGAAGCGGAGGCGGTCACCGACGGGCCCGAGCCGACGGGGGAATCCAGCGTCGCGGCCGAGGGCCGCGGCGACGAGTCCGCCAAGTAA
- a CDS encoding DUF732 domain-containing protein: protein MFTGTTSHAGALVTAIVVLTGAAILSGGAAAADPNQDDQFLALLDKAEIPALKNVPSLIATAHKVCRKLDGGMPVDALVDEMVNNAYRIDPPERLYAPGRLARTEARFITAAVEIYCPYHRGKIASIMANRAQGSRQPTHRVAAYAHNTVTSGSDLRDTPPGLDMTNMPAGRTMLASLIGAVPAGDPLLPNPPQIPAPPPPTAHILAPPPPIAAPPPPKQSPPQPQQPPQPQEVEPPADAPPGGPAGGGGNGGGGIGGGGSGGNAGGGPVEPSPARPMPPGFVRLAP from the coding sequence ATGTTCACCGGCACCACTAGCCACGCCGGTGCCCTGGTCACCGCCATCGTGGTGCTAACCGGCGCCGCTATTCTGAGCGGCGGCGCAGCAGCGGCCGACCCAAACCAGGACGACCAGTTTCTGGCGCTGCTCGATAAAGCAGAAATCCCCGCCCTCAAGAACGTTCCGAGCCTCATCGCCACAGCCCACAAAGTCTGTCGCAAACTCGATGGCGGCATGCCGGTGGATGCCTTAGTCGACGAGATGGTGAACAACGCGTATCGCATCGACCCGCCCGAGCGCCTATACGCTCCCGGCCGCCTCGCGCGCACCGAGGCCCGATTCATTACCGCAGCAGTGGAGATCTACTGCCCGTACCACCGGGGCAAGATAGCTTCCATCATGGCTAATCGCGCGCAGGGATCGAGGCAACCGACGCACCGGGTCGCCGCGTACGCGCATAACACAGTCACCTCAGGAAGCGATCTGCGGGACACGCCGCCGGGGTTGGACATGACCAATATGCCGGCGGGCCGCACAATGCTCGCCTCACTGATCGGAGCGGTTCCCGCGGGGGATCCCCTCCTACCGAACCCGCCGCAGATTCCGGCGCCACCGCCCCCGACGGCGCATATCCTGGCACCGCCCCCGCCGATAGCCGCACCGCCGCCACCAAAACAATCGCCGCCGCAACCGCAGCAGCCGCCGCAACCGCAAGAGGTGGAGCCCCCTGCTGATGCTCCTCCGGGGGGCCCTGCCGGCGGCGGTGGCAACGGCGGTGGCGGCATCGGCGGCGGAGGCAGTGGTGGCAACGCCGGTGGCGGTCCGGTGGAGCCGTCGCCGGCGCGACCCATGCCTCCGGGCTTTGTCAGGCTCGCACCGTGA
- a CDS encoding helix-turn-helix domain-containing protein: MSDMVTAAQAAERLGVNPSRVRALIAAGALTATRAGSQWLVDVDSLDRQYELTVAGATGRPFAPRIAWAAAALCDSRRDGLGSNERTRLRHRLAGVDVEGRNTCAQVQRWLARRALSVCRYRIGERDIAELLGADGVLATGISAVEAYDLGLGSGGFADAYVDERVHRKLVKDFILIDSVRGNLTLRTTGSRLSDAVFENKVAPRLIAGVDLAEDTDTRTRAAGCALVSHALRAVHAPRKG, encoded by the coding sequence ATGTCGGATATGGTCACCGCGGCCCAAGCCGCGGAGCGCCTAGGCGTGAACCCGTCCAGGGTACGCGCTCTGATCGCTGCTGGAGCATTGACCGCCACCCGGGCTGGTAGTCAGTGGCTCGTCGATGTCGACAGTCTCGATCGCCAGTACGAGTTGACGGTCGCGGGGGCGACTGGACGTCCGTTCGCGCCGCGTATCGCGTGGGCGGCGGCCGCTCTGTGCGACAGTAGGCGAGATGGGCTGGGTTCGAACGAACGGACCCGGTTGCGGCATCGCCTAGCGGGTGTCGACGTTGAGGGTAGAAACACCTGCGCGCAGGTTCAGCGGTGGTTGGCGCGGCGTGCGCTGTCGGTGTGTCGCTACAGGATTGGTGAACGCGATATCGCGGAGCTGCTCGGCGCTGATGGTGTCTTGGCCACCGGGATCAGCGCCGTCGAGGCCTACGATCTCGGGCTGGGTAGCGGCGGTTTCGCCGACGCGTATGTGGATGAGCGTGTTCATCGCAAGCTCGTGAAGGATTTCATTCTGATCGACAGTGTGCGAGGCAATCTCACGTTGCGGACTACGGGTTCCCGGTTGTCCGATGCGGTGTTTGAGAACAAGGTGGCGCCGCGGCTAATCGCCGGCGTCGATCTCGCAGAAGACACCGACACGCGCACCCGGGCGGCCGGCTGTGCCCTCGTGAGCCACGCACTGCGCGCCGTGCACGCGCCACGTAAAGGGTGA
- a CDS encoding NRAMP family divalent metal transporter, with translation MGDIEGAFGRISVGETENARTWKTRLLTLLAIVGPGIIVMVGDNDAGGVATYTQAGQNYGYSLLWVLLLLIPVLIVNQEMVVRLGAVTGVGHARLINERFGRGWGWFSVGDLFLLNFLTIVTEFIGISLAAGYIGVSKYVVVPISAVALIAIMATGSFRRWERAMFVFIAVTLLQIPMLLMARPQWAHAAKSFVVPTISGGVTSDAVLLIIAIVGTTVAPWQLFFQQSNVVDKRITPRFMGYERADTVLGALVVVIGAAALVMTGDWAARSTNTAGGFTDAGAIAGLLGRDSPAIGWLFAVVLMDASILGAAAVTLATSYAFGDVFGLKHSLHRGFADAKQFYLSYTAMVALAAAIVLIPGAPLGLITTAVQALAGLLLPSASVFLLLLCNDRQVLGPWVNRPWLNWVAGLIVGTLLLLSGILMATTLFPDLNVVAVAGYLALALVVLAAAAAPTLRWMGRRQPASPAAPTKLSAMDRNTWRMPPLTLLEPITWSPGTRLGMIALRGYLVIGVVLLIVKAVQLGGR, from the coding sequence TTGGGTGACATCGAGGGCGCCTTCGGGCGCATCAGCGTCGGCGAGACCGAGAATGCGCGCACCTGGAAGACCCGACTGCTGACACTTCTAGCCATCGTCGGCCCCGGGATCATCGTGATGGTCGGTGATAACGATGCCGGCGGGGTGGCCACCTACACCCAGGCCGGCCAAAACTATGGGTATTCCCTGCTGTGGGTACTACTGCTGCTGATTCCGGTGCTCATCGTTAACCAGGAAATGGTGGTGCGACTGGGCGCGGTGACCGGGGTGGGGCATGCCCGGTTGATCAACGAGCGTTTTGGCCGCGGCTGGGGCTGGTTTTCCGTCGGCGACCTGTTTCTGCTCAACTTCTTGACGATCGTCACCGAGTTCATCGGCATCAGCCTTGCCGCCGGCTACATCGGCGTCTCCAAATACGTTGTGGTGCCTATCTCGGCAGTGGCCTTGATCGCGATCATGGCAACCGGGAGTTTCCGGCGCTGGGAACGGGCGATGTTCGTCTTCATTGCCGTTACCCTGTTGCAGATCCCGATGCTGTTGATGGCGCGGCCGCAGTGGGCACACGCGGCGAAGTCCTTTGTAGTGCCGACCATTTCGGGGGGCGTGACCTCGGATGCGGTGCTGCTCATCATCGCCATCGTCGGCACCACCGTGGCACCCTGGCAGCTGTTTTTTCAGCAGTCTAACGTCGTCGACAAACGCATCACCCCCCGGTTCATGGGCTACGAACGCGCCGACACGGTACTCGGAGCCCTCGTCGTGGTGATCGGCGCCGCGGCGCTGGTGATGACCGGTGATTGGGCGGCACGCTCCACCAACACCGCCGGTGGTTTCACCGACGCCGGTGCCATCGCGGGCTTGCTCGGTCGAGACAGTCCGGCAATCGGTTGGTTGTTTGCGGTCGTCCTGATGGACGCCTCGATTTTGGGCGCGGCCGCAGTGACCTTGGCCACCAGCTACGCCTTCGGCGACGTATTCGGCCTGAAGCACTCGTTGCACCGCGGGTTCGCCGACGCCAAACAGTTCTACCTGTCCTACACCGCGATGGTGGCGTTGGCCGCAGCGATCGTGCTGATCCCCGGCGCCCCACTCGGATTGATCACCACCGCGGTGCAGGCGCTCGCCGGCTTGTTATTGCCCAGCGCCAGCGTATTTCTCCTACTGCTATGTAATGACCGGCAAGTATTGGGGCCGTGGGTCAATCGCCCCTGGCTTAACTGGGTCGCCGGGCTGATCGTGGGCACCCTGCTGTTGCTGTCGGGAATCCTCATGGCCACCACATTGTTTCCCGACCTCAACGTCGTCGCGGTCGCCGGCTACCTGGCCCTGGCTTTAGTGGTACTCGCCGCTGCGGCGGCCCCAACGTTGCGCTGGATGGGCCGCCGCCAACCCGCGTCGCCGGCCGCACCAACCAAGTTAAGCGCAATGGACCGCAACACTTGGCGAATGCCACCCCTAACGTTGCTAGAGCCGATCACCTGGTCACCTGGCACTCGTCTAGGCATGATCGCGCTGCGTGGCTATCTCGTCATCGGCGTCGTCCTGCTGATCGTCAAAGCCGTCCAACTCGGCGGCCGATAA
- a CDS encoding DUF5134 domain-containing protein, translated as MIGDLALRWTVSVLFGASFAGHLYGLVAQRERWICTVERLLHIVMCAGMVAMAWPVGMELPTLGPMAFFLAAAVWFVLVAAHVFSGDDGRLTNGYHANMMAAVAWLYAVMRGGPLGGRDYSPDHTMPSSPGMKMPGMDISVPHTAEPWWITSLNWIAAVGFASAAVYWLYHYFAQRKANPAQHTTRLGDWGTLCQAFMASGMAIMFGVMLEV; from the coding sequence TTGATTGGCGACCTCGCGCTGCGGTGGACGGTTAGCGTCCTCTTCGGCGCCAGCTTTGCGGGACACCTGTACGGCCTTGTCGCGCAACGTGAACGATGGATATGCACAGTCGAACGCCTGCTGCACATAGTGATGTGCGCGGGAATGGTTGCGATGGCCTGGCCGGTCGGAATGGAACTCCCCACACTCGGGCCGATGGCCTTCTTCCTCGCGGCGGCCGTCTGGTTCGTGCTGGTGGCTGCCCACGTGTTCTCCGGCGACGATGGCCGACTGACCAACGGCTACCACGCCAACATGATGGCGGCGGTAGCTTGGCTGTACGCGGTAATGCGCGGCGGCCCGCTGGGCGGGCGCGATTACTCACCCGACCACACAATGCCCAGCTCGCCCGGAATGAAGATGCCGGGTATGGACATATCGGTACCCCACACAGCCGAACCCTGGTGGATCACTAGCCTCAACTGGATCGCGGCGGTCGGATTCGCAAGTGCCGCAGTGTATTGGCTGTATCACTATTTCGCCCAGCGGAAAGCGAACCCTGCGCAGCACACCACGCGCCTCGGGGACTGGGGAACGCTATGCCAGGCATTCATGGCCTCCGGCATGGCCATCATGTTCGGCGTGATGCTGGAGGTATGA
- a CDS encoding magnesium transporter MgtE N-terminal domain-containing protein produces the protein MNASQAAVEHDAARPVIHLSELLRSPVLARSGEAVGRVEDVIVRLRGADDHPLVTGIVAGVGRRRVFIGSPSINEYAAQRVVLAKNKIDLRSFERRDGEVLLRTDVLGHRLIDVAAVELVRAYDVELEDTGGGWVLARLDTRRPARFFGLIKSSGGHAARDWKAFEPLIGHSRSDAMRRQSGRFGRFKPADIADLLEDADKAEGGEILDRVRSDPELEADVFEELDPDKASRLLNDMPDDEVAALLGRMRADDAADAIADLRQSRRRRVLDLMPAPQRTKVITLMGFNPESAGGLMNVDFVMCAAGATAGTALALIAAARSVQPEALVKMHVLDEDKRLIGVVSVIALLQAEPDESVRALMESDPVRVSADADLTDIALLMADYNLYAIPVVDGQDRMLGIVTVDDVLEATIPEDWRRREPAPRPVHEITDNDRNMPTSGGEGQ, from the coding sequence ATGAATGCATCACAGGCTGCGGTCGAGCACGACGCGGCGCGGCCGGTGATCCATTTGTCGGAGTTGCTACGTTCGCCGGTTTTAGCCCGCTCCGGAGAGGCTGTGGGCCGCGTGGAGGACGTGATCGTGCGACTGCGAGGCGCCGACGATCATCCGCTGGTGACTGGGATCGTGGCCGGGGTCGGTCGGCGGCGGGTGTTTATCGGCAGCCCTTCCATCAACGAGTACGCCGCGCAGCGAGTTGTGTTGGCCAAGAACAAAATCGACCTCCGCAGCTTCGAGCGCCGCGACGGTGAGGTGTTGTTGCGCACCGATGTGCTCGGGCACCGGTTGATCGATGTGGCGGCTGTGGAATTGGTGCGCGCCTACGACGTGGAGCTCGAAGATACTGGCGGTGGGTGGGTCCTAGCACGGTTGGACACCCGGCGCCCGGCAAGGTTTTTCGGGCTGATCAAGAGCTCGGGTGGGCATGCGGCCCGCGATTGGAAGGCATTCGAACCGCTGATCGGGCACAGCCGTTCCGATGCGATGCGCCGTCAATCGGGCCGGTTCGGCCGGTTCAAACCCGCTGACATCGCTGATCTTCTCGAAGACGCCGACAAAGCAGAAGGCGGCGAGATCCTCGACCGGGTCCGCAGCGACCCCGAATTGGAAGCCGACGTGTTCGAGGAACTCGACCCCGACAAGGCCAGCCGATTGCTCAATGACATGCCCGACGACGAGGTGGCTGCGCTGCTGGGCCGGATGCGCGCCGACGATGCCGCCGACGCGATCGCAGATCTGCGCCAATCGCGACGCCGGCGGGTACTGGACTTAATGCCCGCCCCGCAGCGCACCAAGGTGATCACGTTGATGGGGTTCAACCCCGAAAGCGCCGGGGGGCTGATGAACGTCGACTTCGTCATGTGCGCCGCAGGCGCAACCGCGGGCACGGCGCTGGCGCTGATCGCCGCCGCACGTAGCGTGCAGCCCGAGGCGTTGGTCAAGATGCATGTTCTTGATGAGGACAAACGCCTGATCGGTGTTGTGTCAGTTATTGCGCTATTGCAGGCCGAACCCGACGAAAGCGTGCGGGCCCTGATGGAATCCGACCCGGTGCGAGTCAGCGCCGACGCCGACTTGACCGACATCGCACTGCTCATGGCCGACTACAACCTCTACGCCATCCCGGTCGTCGACGGACAGGATCGCATGCTGGGGATTGTCACCGTCGACGACGTGCTGGAAGCCACCATCCCCGAGGACTGGAGGCGCCGAGAACCCGCTCCCCGGCCCGTCCACGAAATCACCGACAACGACCGCAACATGCCGACGTCAGGGGGTGAAGGGCAGTGA